In the genome of Chryseobacterium oryzae, one region contains:
- a CDS encoding GDSL-type esterase/lipase family protein produces MKVIIRPLSVIMLLCTAVLSAQNIENAEAISSFTNRLEEKKVSQVLFIGDSHIQADWLPGYLRKKFQAKYGNAGRGLVFPYNLGNTNGADDFSSSSNKAWETFRLVHDQKIFPKIGASGFVIGNKENSFIEIQFKNTEDSFDKVVIFHDEDMDRKKFTMYTETESLSRFIEKKSEILNHTAAKNETFHEIVSKYNTTTTRLRKLNGDRILRPSEGDVFKVERNYPVYNSDFEQKITEIGKYTFTGFKTTVSMLSPQQTFLMRSDIPEGSTFYGFQFLKNTEKGVVFNTVGVNGATYGDFLKYPLQVQQLLTLDSNLVIIALGTNEVFSDITKEEFQTNVSSLVEKIRSANPQLPILLIAPTDNMPKQSRVPEIVSWLKESAQKYNLAFFDLYRATGGKGYFKKALMRNEANKDGVHYTKTGYENQGEIIWNAFSSIKNTSK; encoded by the coding sequence ATGAAAGTTATTATTAGACCTCTAAGTGTAATTATGTTGTTGTGTACTGCTGTTTTAAGTGCTCAAAATATTGAAAATGCAGAAGCAATAAGCTCTTTTACAAATCGACTGGAAGAAAAAAAAGTTTCACAGGTTCTTTTTATTGGAGATTCTCATATTCAGGCAGACTGGCTTCCCGGATATCTTAGAAAAAAGTTTCAGGCCAAATACGGTAATGCAGGTCGCGGATTGGTTTTTCCATACAATTTAGGGAACACCAATGGGGCAGATGATTTTTCTTCTTCCAGCAACAAAGCGTGGGAAACTTTTAGACTTGTACACGATCAGAAGATTTTTCCCAAAATAGGAGCCAGCGGTTTCGTTATCGGGAATAAAGAAAATTCATTCATCGAAATTCAGTTTAAAAATACTGAAGATAGTTTCGATAAAGTGGTTATTTTTCATGACGAAGATATGGATCGGAAGAAATTTACAATGTACACCGAAACAGAATCTCTGAGCCGTTTTATCGAAAAGAAATCTGAAATACTCAATCATACTGCGGCTAAAAACGAAACGTTCCACGAGATTGTATCTAAATATAATACCACTACCACAAGATTGAGAAAGCTTAATGGTGACCGTATTCTTCGTCCTTCCGAAGGGGATGTTTTTAAAGTGGAAAGAAATTACCCGGTTTACAATTCAGATTTTGAGCAAAAAATTACTGAGATTGGGAAATATACTTTTACAGGTTTCAAAACAACTGTAAGTATGCTTTCTCCTCAGCAAACATTTTTAATGCGTTCGGATATTCCTGAAGGAAGTACTTTTTATGGGTTTCAATTCTTAAAAAATACAGAAAAAGGTGTTGTTTTTAATACTGTTGGTGTAAATGGTGCTACTTATGGCGATTTTCTTAAGTATCCTTTACAAGTTCAACAACTTTTGACGCTGGATTCTAACTTGGTTATTATTGCATTGGGCACCAATGAAGTTTTCAGTGATATTACCAAAGAAGAATTTCAGACAAATGTGTCTTCACTGGTTGAAAAAATAAGGTCTGCAAATCCGCAGCTTCCGATATTGCTCATCGCTCCGACAGATAATATGCCAAAACAATCGCGTGTTCCAGAAATTGTGAGTTGGCTTAAAGAATCTGCCCAAAAATATAATCTCGCATTTTTCGATCTTTATCGTGCTACTGGCGGAAAAGGGTATTTCAAAAAAGCTTTAATGAGAAATGAAGCCAATAAAGATGGCGTGCATTACACTAAAACAGGCTACGAAAATCAGGGAGAAATAATTTGGAATGCTTTTTCGTCGATTAAAAATACTTCAAAATAA
- a CDS encoding glucosaminidase domain-containing protein codes for MKQPLKYLRIVVLSLVLMLTSFTAKAQTHPYLESNKSIATELSEKYGIPVSVILSIAFVESGAGTSKNSTKFNNHFGIVGKNNPQSKYRSFSSVKECYETFCKLIVKKNYYTSLKGSADLSKWLNAIASAGYSTQPKEWMRRINMIISKYSLSKF; via the coding sequence ATGAAACAACCCTTAAAGTACTTAAGAATTGTAGTTTTGAGTTTGGTGCTAATGCTAACATCTTTTACTGCTAAAGCACAAACCCATCCTTATTTAGAAAGTAATAAATCTATTGCTACAGAATTATCCGAAAAATACGGAATTCCTGTTTCTGTTATACTTTCTATTGCATTCGTTGAATCCGGAGCCGGAACGAGCAAAAATTCTACTAAATTTAACAATCATTTCGGGATTGTAGGAAAAAACAATCCACAGTCCAAATACAGAAGCTTTTCTTCAGTTAAAGAATGTTACGAAACTTTTTGTAAGCTAATTGTTAAAAAAAATTACTACACTTCATTGAAAGGCAGTGCAGATCTATCCAAATGGTTAAATGCCATTGCATCGGCAGGTTATTCTACCCAACCTAAAGAATGGATGAGAAGAATCAACATGATTATCTCCAAATACAGCCTCTCTAAATTCTAA
- a CDS encoding SGNH/GDSL hydrolase family protein — protein MSSNRNWRVVILLTVCFVIYLVFSVIMYVFDINYKPLQNINLISEVINPEKARDSQKPDETYKNIAKGKEVTRDFELYKKPGFITDFSSGDSAVALQHFAEKLYELQKTKKGKIRIAYFGDSMIEGDLLTRKLRKLFQAEFGGAGVGFLPFQSKVAPYRESSEIKSTGWNVVNFMDKNVRNMYISGFSFSGSGSTNFVDKTLKPGTTTNKFVIFGKGAETNLSYNNTLLMLNGGNSVNIQPMSKDTLRAFTVKTQNTNVPQYGISIESDNGVIIDNFSFRGITGVEFKKIDEDFLKAVQEKNHYDLIVMQYGVNLLFRPNDTDYSYYVKLMTPNLVKFKKAFSDANILLVSTADRAFRYNGEFQSAKGVKNLVETQAKMAYDNQLSFFNLFQSMGGENSIVSWASQDPPLANKDYVHPNGKGTDILAEKIYQAMMKDYKNFVSTKKNKK, from the coding sequence ATGAGTTCAAACAGAAATTGGCGGGTAGTGATATTGCTTACCGTCTGCTTTGTTATATATCTTGTTTTTTCCGTAATCATGTACGTTTTTGATATTAACTATAAACCTCTGCAAAACATTAATCTCATTTCTGAAGTTATTAATCCTGAAAAAGCAAGAGATTCCCAGAAACCAGATGAAACTTATAAAAACATTGCTAAAGGCAAAGAAGTAACCAGAGATTTTGAACTGTATAAGAAACCAGGTTTTATTACAGATTTTTCCTCAGGAGACAGTGCGGTTGCTTTACAGCATTTTGCAGAAAAGCTTTATGAACTTCAAAAAACTAAAAAAGGCAAAATAAGAATTGCCTATTTTGGCGACAGTATGATTGAAGGAGATCTTCTTACCCGCAAACTCCGAAAATTATTTCAGGCAGAATTTGGAGGAGCGGGTGTAGGATTTTTGCCTTTTCAAAGTAAAGTTGCTCCTTACAGAGAATCTTCAGAAATTAAATCTACCGGATGGAATGTTGTAAATTTCATGGATAAAAATGTCCGAAACATGTATATTTCCGGCTTTAGCTTCAGCGGTTCCGGAAGCACTAACTTTGTTGATAAAACTTTAAAACCCGGAACAACCACCAACAAATTTGTAATATTCGGGAAAGGAGCCGAAACCAATTTAAGTTACAACAATACACTTTTGATGCTGAATGGCGGTAATAGCGTAAATATACAGCCAATGTCTAAAGACACTTTAAGAGCATTTACTGTAAAAACTCAAAACACCAATGTTCCGCAATACGGAATCAGTATAGAATCTGACAACGGAGTTATTATAGATAATTTTTCTTTCCGGGGAATTACCGGAGTGGAATTTAAAAAAATTGATGAAGATTTTTTAAAAGCTGTTCAGGAGAAAAACCATTACGATTTAATTGTAATGCAATATGGTGTAAATCTTCTTTTCCGACCGAATGATACCGACTATTCTTACTATGTAAAACTCATGACGCCTAATCTGGTAAAATTTAAAAAAGCCTTCTCGGATGCCAATATACTTTTAGTAAGTACCGCAGACAGAGCTTTTCGATACAACGGTGAGTTTCAATCGGCGAAAGGAGTTAAAAATCTGGTAGAAACCCAAGCTAAAATGGCTTATGATAACCAGCTTTCTTTTTTTAATCTTTTTCAGTCTATGGGTGGAGAAAATTCTATTGTTTCCTGGGCATCGCAAGATCCGCCTTTGGCTAATAAAGATTATGTACACCCCAATGGTAAAGGTACAGACATTCTTGCAGAGAAAATCTATCAGGCAATGATGAAAGACTATAAAAATTTTGTTTCAACTAAAAAAAATAAAAAGTGA
- a CDS encoding protein O-mannosyl-transferase family, which produces MKNWTFRQWNTILGWVIFVIAFFTYLSTIEPNFSFWDCGEYISSAVKLEVTHAPGAALFQIVGAVAAIFAFGKGENYSIVINAMSALFSALTILFLFWTITHFVRRMFNKDFQEITKHQEISILFAGVIGSLCFTFSDTFWFSAVEGEVYSMASLFIALLVWLITKWENEYLEKDNERWIILIFFILGLSVGVHMMCMLAIPAVCLVYYARNYEFTWKNFIIANGITLGILIIVFKIIFPVIMTFFGKLEIFFVNGLGLPFHSGTIAGFIIMVALCYFMIKYARKAKRNLYQTIALSVVYMIIGFSCWMVIPIRANANPPMNLNDPDTAIGMRDYYNRVQYGDWPTFYGQNYTAFLDANGIQKNEDGSFKTTKTDDVYEKDEKTGRYIKTSERFNYVFDQSHVSLMPRMFNDDKDVMNNYISMYGAPDFTFNYDNEDIADSPEAQEIFNDLKAKYNDGTITSSDYLKVRPYNLIKVQKPSLMQNMEYFISFQNGYYFLRYLLWNFAGRQNDLEGSTDDLRGNWISGISFLDDARLGSQADMPAKYRNESTVAFFFLPLILGILGCYFQLSRDFGRFYAILSLFILTSVGIIFYTGVKPFEPRERDYAMVGSFYAFAIWIGLGAAAILWFLQTKVKSNAANIGFGVVLLGIPLMMGFQNYNSHDRSDRYTAYDYSYSVLKSLPKNDILFVYGDNDTYPVWAMQETEQFRDDVKVVNFTLLSTPWNIDQVKRKTYNASGIPSQLTHEDYRDGVNDQIYLMKKSDWKSILANLQQSGASEDAIKPFQKYLEQDSMTVKEAVDFIKMKSPQKDEVLKMIFGSDRFEKYNFLPVNKFVIPVNKANAVKSGIINAADESKAVDQIVVNYKAGTLYKNNLMLFDLLANFDWKRPINFSSGGVYDSENIFYLDDYLQFDGFSYRLVPIFSPKNDDGEMGRVDANSLYSIVKNFKWGNFKNLNVHFDETATSNIMSYRSSASRAAAALALYGQKAKAIEILDLASKEIPAEKYNDPRSLSSMVYGYIVAGQEQKGLKLAEILKKGIFSEYDYYLSLSPSEQRYMGRAMKSKPMEYSLVVASVTGAYEKLGQKDKAYAYLVKSIEPIDQKFNVFIKSLKDMGKEKAVQESENVQKITPYYQYLFDVMEPYDSTYAKEKENQITTALMRATQ; this is translated from the coding sequence ATGAAAAACTGGACTTTTAGGCAATGGAACACTATTCTCGGATGGGTGATTTTCGTAATTGCATTTTTCACGTACTTATCAACCATAGAGCCCAACTTTAGTTTCTGGGATTGTGGTGAATATATTTCTTCTGCAGTAAAGCTGGAAGTAACGCACGCTCCGGGTGCTGCATTATTTCAGATTGTGGGAGCTGTGGCTGCCATTTTTGCTTTTGGAAAAGGTGAGAATTATTCTATTGTGATTAATGCAATGTCGGCTTTATTCAGTGCTCTTACCATTTTGTTTTTATTTTGGACGATAACGCATTTTGTAAGAAGAATGTTTAATAAAGACTTTCAGGAAATTACAAAACATCAGGAAATTTCGATTCTTTTTGCAGGAGTAATTGGGTCATTGTGTTTTACTTTCTCCGATACTTTCTGGTTTTCTGCCGTAGAAGGAGAAGTGTATTCTATGGCATCTTTATTTATTGCTCTTTTAGTTTGGTTAATAACGAAGTGGGAAAATGAATACCTTGAAAAAGATAACGAACGTTGGATTATTCTTATTTTCTTTATTTTGGGTCTTTCTGTAGGGGTTCACATGATGTGTATGCTTGCAATACCTGCAGTTTGTCTGGTTTACTATGCCCGAAACTATGAGTTTACATGGAAAAATTTCATCATTGCGAACGGGATAACACTCGGTATTTTAATTATCGTTTTTAAAATAATTTTCCCGGTAATTATGACTTTCTTCGGAAAGCTTGAGATTTTCTTTGTGAATGGTTTAGGATTACCATTTCACTCAGGAACGATTGCCGGATTTATTATTATGGTTGCTCTTTGCTATTTCATGATTAAATATGCCAGAAAAGCCAAAAGAAATTTATACCAAACCATAGCTTTATCTGTTGTTTACATGATAATAGGATTTTCTTGCTGGATGGTAATTCCAATAAGAGCCAATGCTAATCCACCAATGAACCTTAATGATCCTGATACTGCAATTGGGATGAGAGATTATTACAACAGGGTACAATATGGAGATTGGCCAACATTTTACGGTCAGAATTACACAGCTTTTTTAGATGCCAACGGAATTCAGAAGAATGAAGACGGTAGCTTTAAGACTACTAAAACTGATGATGTCTACGAGAAGGATGAGAAAACAGGAAGATATATTAAGACCAGTGAGCGTTTTAATTATGTTTTCGATCAGTCTCATGTAAGTCTTATGCCAAGAATGTTTAACGATGATAAAGATGTGATGAACAATTACATTTCTATGTATGGAGCTCCCGATTTTACATTCAATTATGATAATGAAGATATTGCAGACAGCCCTGAAGCTCAGGAGATTTTCAATGATCTGAAAGCAAAGTATAATGACGGAACTATTACTTCTTCAGACTATCTTAAAGTAAGACCTTATAATTTAATTAAAGTTCAAAAACCTTCTCTGATGCAGAATATGGAATATTTCATTTCTTTTCAGAACGGGTATTATTTCTTAAGATATTTATTGTGGAATTTTGCAGGAAGACAGAATGATCTTGAAGGTTCTACAGACGATTTAAGAGGAAACTGGATTTCTGGTATTTCTTTTCTGGATGATGCAAGACTTGGAAGTCAGGCAGATATGCCTGCAAAATACAGAAACGAAAGTACTGTAGCTTTCTTCTTTTTACCTTTAATTTTAGGAATACTGGGATGTTATTTCCAGTTGAGCAGAGATTTTGGCAGATTTTATGCCATCTTATCGCTGTTTATTCTTACCAGTGTCGGAATTATCTTCTATACAGGTGTAAAACCTTTCGAACCAAGAGAAAGAGATTACGCAATGGTAGGATCTTTTTATGCCTTTGCAATTTGGATAGGATTAGGAGCTGCGGCAATACTTTGGTTTTTACAGACTAAAGTAAAATCTAATGCAGCCAATATAGGATTTGGAGTGGTTTTGTTGGGAATTCCTTTAATGATGGGCTTCCAGAATTATAACTCTCATGACAGAAGCGATAGATATACCGCTTATGATTATTCTTATTCTGTGTTAAAATCTCTGCCTAAAAATGATATTTTATTTGTGTACGGTGATAACGATACATATCCGGTTTGGGCAATGCAGGAAACGGAGCAATTTCGTGATGATGTAAAAGTGGTAAATTTCACCCTTCTTTCTACTCCTTGGAATATAGATCAGGTAAAAAGAAAAACATATAATGCATCAGGAATCCCTAGTCAATTAACTCATGAGGATTATAGAGATGGTGTAAATGACCAGATTTATCTGATGAAAAAAAGCGATTGGAAGAGCATTCTTGCAAATCTTCAGCAATCTGGTGCATCGGAAGATGCTATTAAGCCATTTCAAAAATATTTGGAGCAAGATTCTATGACAGTGAAAGAAGCTGTAGATTTCATCAAGATGAAATCGCCTCAAAAAGATGAAGTTCTGAAAATGATTTTCGGAAGTGACCGTTTTGAGAAATATAATTTCCTTCCTGTAAATAAATTTGTAATCCCCGTTAATAAAGCTAATGCAGTAAAATCTGGTATTATAAATGCTGCCGATGAAAGCAAAGCAGTAGACCAGATTGTTGTAAATTATAAAGCAGGAACTTTATATAAAAATAATTTAATGCTGTTTGATCTTTTAGCAAATTTCGACTGGAAAAGACCGATTAACTTCTCTTCAGGTGGAGTTTACGACAGCGAAAATATATTCTATCTGGATGATTATCTTCAGTTTGATGGTTTCAGTTACAGATTGGTTCCTATTTTTTCTCCTAAAAATGATGATGGAGAAATGGGTAGAGTAGATGCGAATTCTCTTTACAGTATTGTGAAAAATTTCAAATGGGGTAATTTCAAAAATCTTAATGTTCATTTCGATGAAACGGCAACTTCCAACATTATGAGTTACAGAAGTTCCGCGAGCAGAGCTGCTGCAGCATTAGCATTATATGGGCAAAAAGCAAAAGCGATTGAAATATTAGATTTAGCTTCCAAAGAAATTCCGGCAGAAAAATACAACGATCCACGATCTCTAAGTTCTATGGTTTATGGTTATATTGTGGCAGGTCAGGAACAAAAAGGTCTTAAACTCGCTGAAATTCTTAAAAAAGGTATTTTTTCAGAATACGATTATTACCTATCATTAAGCCCGAGCGAACAGAGATACATGGGAAGAGCAATGAAGTCTAAACCTATGGAATACTCATTAGTAGTTGCTTCTGTTACAGGTGCTTATGAGAAGTTGGGGCAAAAAGACAAAGCTTATGCTTATTTGGTGAAATCTATTGAACCTATCGATCAGAAATTTAATGTATTTATTAAAAGTCTTAAAGATATGGGCAAAGAAAAGGCTGTACAAGAATCTGAAAATGTACAGAAAATAACTCCTTATTACCAGTATTTATTTGATGTGATGGAGCCTTATGATTCTACTTATGCCAAAGAAAAAGAAAATCAGATTACTACCGCGCTCATGAGAGCAACGCAGTAA
- a CDS encoding PLP-dependent cysteine synthase family protein encodes MSNVYDNILGLIGSTPLVKLNTVTKDIPATVYAKLESYNPGHSTKDRIALHIIENAEKKGLLKEDSVVVETTSGNTGFSIAMVCIIKGYKCILAVSDKTKPEKIAYLKALGAKVYVCPANVPADDPRSYYEVAKRIAAETPNSIYINQYFNELNIDAHYQSTGPELWEQTEGKITHLFACTGTGGTLSGSAKFLKEKNPDIKIIGVDADGSILKSFHETGEIHKEDVHPYQIEGMGKNLIPSALLFDKVDHFVRVNDEMSAYRTREIALKEAIMGGYTTGAVTQGLIQYANSYQFSPDDVVVLIYPDHGSRYITKVYSDKWMEEQGFINNCFHNYEEVFKTEIIK; translated from the coding sequence ATGAGTAATGTTTACGATAATATTCTTGGCTTAATCGGAAGTACACCTTTGGTAAAATTAAATACCGTTACCAAAGATATACCTGCAACTGTTTATGCCAAGTTAGAATCATATAATCCTGGACATTCCACTAAAGATCGAATCGCACTTCATATCATTGAAAACGCTGAAAAAAAAGGCTTATTAAAAGAAGATTCTGTAGTGGTAGAAACCACTTCAGGAAATACAGGTTTTTCTATTGCCATGGTTTGTATCATTAAAGGATACAAATGCATTCTTGCGGTAAGTGATAAAACAAAACCAGAGAAAATAGCTTATCTTAAAGCTCTTGGTGCTAAAGTATATGTGTGTCCTGCGAATGTTCCTGCGGATGATCCTAGATCTTATTATGAAGTAGCTAAAAGAATTGCTGCAGAAACCCCAAATTCTATATATATCAATCAGTACTTTAATGAACTGAATATAGATGCACACTATCAAAGTACTGGTCCTGAATTATGGGAACAGACTGAAGGCAAAATTACGCATCTTTTTGCTTGTACAGGAACAGGAGGAACTCTTTCCGGTTCTGCAAAGTTTTTAAAAGAAAAAAATCCTGATATTAAAATCATTGGAGTAGATGCAGATGGTTCTATTCTGAAAAGCTTTCACGAAACAGGAGAAATTCACAAAGAAGATGTTCACCCTTATCAGATTGAAGGTATGGGTAAAAATTTAATTCCTTCTGCTCTTTTATTTGACAAAGTAGATCACTTTGTAAGAGTGAATGATGAGATGTCTGCATACAGAACAAGAGAAATTGCTTTAAAAGAAGCTATTATGGGTGGTTATACTACAGGGGCTGTTACTCAGGGACTTATTCAGTATGCCAATTCTTATCAGTTTTCTCCGGATGATGTGGTTGTGCTTATCTATCCCGATCACGGTTCCAGATACATTACCAAAGTTTATAGTGATAAATGGATGGAAGAACAAGGGTTTATTAATAACTGTTTCCACAATTACGAAGAAGTCTTTAAGACCGAAATTATTAAATAA
- a CDS encoding MBOAT family O-acyltransferase, which yields MNSLETLLSSFDLDAFLHQFVYDSKNPLLFNNGFFVYFFTLFILLFYLLRNHFTARRYVFTFFSLYFFYKASGWFVGLVIASAIVNFFISNLIDRNPQKIRKTILLTISIIFNLGLLFYYKYTNFFITLYNEFSGAKVHPLNILLPIGISFFTFENLSYTIDVYRGDFKPAKKFTDYLLFLSFFPKLMMGPIVRAHDFVPQINQPYYLSEKDFAMGFYLIISGLIKKLIISDYITLNLVNYIFDNPSLHVGLENLIAVYGYAMVIYCDFSGYSDIAIGIALWLGVKIPANFRSPYQSRNITEFWRRWHISLSSWLKDYLYIPLGGNRKFSIASFIFVSAFLAGTYFTSVNLFKLTPLYAGLCTAIVLSIFLIPAIITRNTKGIAANFNLLTTMLLGGFWHGASWNFIIWGAIHGIGLGLHKIWMLITGKAFSGFNNSWIYKIVMGIITFHFVCFGWIFFRAEDFDTAISMIKQILFNFDVNAFEPFFENYKKVMAMIVLAMIIHLIPDTAAERFISKWKKIPLLIYIIIFFGFLVTYGYFKSAEQVLPIYLQF from the coding sequence GTGAATTCTTTAGAAACCTTATTATCATCTTTCGACTTAGATGCATTTTTGCATCAGTTTGTATATGATAGTAAAAACCCGCTTTTATTCAACAACGGGTTTTTTGTATATTTCTTCACCTTATTTATCCTGCTGTTTTATCTTTTAAGAAATCACTTTACAGCAAGAAGATATGTATTTACTTTTTTCTCTCTGTACTTTTTTTATAAAGCCAGCGGTTGGTTTGTTGGTCTTGTTATAGCATCTGCAATTGTAAACTTTTTTATATCGAATCTTATAGACAGAAATCCGCAAAAAATAAGAAAAACAATCCTTTTAACGATCAGTATAATATTCAACCTAGGATTGTTATTCTATTATAAATACACCAATTTTTTCATCACTTTATATAATGAATTTTCGGGGGCAAAAGTTCACCCGCTCAATATCCTTTTACCTATTGGAATTTCTTTTTTCACTTTCGAAAATTTAAGTTATACTATTGATGTTTACAGAGGAGATTTTAAACCTGCCAAAAAATTTACAGATTATTTACTCTTTCTGTCATTTTTCCCAAAACTGATGATGGGACCTATTGTGCGTGCACACGATTTTGTACCACAGATCAATCAGCCATACTATCTTTCAGAAAAAGATTTTGCAATGGGGTTCTATCTTATTATTTCGGGACTGATTAAAAAACTGATTATTTCAGATTACATCACCTTAAATCTGGTTAATTATATATTCGACAACCCTTCTCTGCATGTTGGACTCGAAAATTTAATAGCAGTTTACGGTTATGCAATGGTTATATACTGCGATTTCAGTGGATACAGTGATATTGCTATTGGTATTGCTTTGTGGTTAGGAGTAAAAATACCTGCAAACTTCAGATCTCCATATCAAAGCCGTAATATTACAGAATTCTGGAGAAGATGGCATATCTCTCTTTCATCATGGTTGAAGGATTATCTTTACATTCCATTGGGAGGAAACCGTAAATTTTCGATAGCTTCTTTTATATTTGTTTCGGCATTTTTGGCAGGAACTTATTTTACTTCAGTAAACTTATTTAAACTCACTCCGCTGTATGCGGGTTTATGTACAGCAATCGTTCTTTCGATATTCCTTATTCCGGCAATAATTACGCGAAATACCAAAGGTATTGCCGCCAATTTCAATCTTCTTACCACCATGTTGCTTGGAGGATTTTGGCATGGAGCAAGCTGGAATTTTATTATTTGGGGAGCCATCCACGGAATTGGTCTTGGACTTCATAAAATATGGATGCTGATTACCGGAAAAGCTTTTTCGGGGTTTAATAACAGTTGGATTTACAAAATCGTAATGGGAATTATTACATTCCATTTCGTATGCTTTGGCTGGATATTTTTCAGAGCAGAAGATTTTGATACTGCAATTTCCATGATTAAACAAATACTTTTCAATTTTGATGTAAATGCTTTCGAGCCGTTTTTCGAAAACTATAAAAAAGTAATGGCAATGATCGTTTTAGCGATGATTATTCATTTAATTCCGGATACGGCGGCAGAACGATTTATTTCAAAATGGAAAAAAATCCCTTTGCTGATATATATTATCATATTCTTTGGATTTTTGGTGACCTATGGTTACTTTAAATCTGCCGAACAGGTATTGCCTATTTATCTTCAGTTTTAA
- a CDS encoding aminotransferase class I/II-fold pyridoxal phosphate-dependent enzyme encodes MLDIFERIKQNPGPLGQFADYGEGYFIFPKLEGPIGPRMQFQGREVIFWSANDYLGMCNHPEVLEADAKAAAEYGMFYPMGARAMSGETHQHLQLEKELAEFVQKDSAYLLNFGYQGMLSTIDALVGRNDVIVYDVDSHACIVDGVRLHSGKRFTYRHNDIESLEKNLQRATKVAEETGGGILVITEGVFGMRGQQGKLKEICALKSKYQFRLLVDDAHGFGTLGKTGAGAGEEQGCQDQIDVYFSTFAKSMAGFGAFIAGDKEIIRYLKFNLRSQIFAKSLTMPMVIGGLKRLELLRTRPEIKAKLWENTNKLQKGLLERGFNIGDTNTCVTPVMMQGSPVEATLLVKDLRENFGIFTSVVVYPVIPKGMILLRLIPTASHTDAEINETLAAFEAIHDKLTSGYYKDQEQKLLAEQGLSFKEI; translated from the coding sequence ATGTTAGATATTTTTGAGAGAATAAAGCAAAACCCTGGTCCATTAGGGCAGTTTGCAGATTATGGTGAAGGATATTTTATTTTTCCTAAACTAGAAGGCCCTATTGGCCCAAGAATGCAGTTTCAGGGAAGAGAAGTTATTTTCTGGAGTGCGAATGACTATCTGGGAATGTGTAACCATCCGGAAGTATTAGAAGCAGATGCAAAAGCTGCTGCAGAATACGGAATGTTCTACCCTATGGGTGCAAGAGCAATGTCGGGAGAAACACACCAACACTTACAGTTAGAAAAAGAACTGGCAGAATTTGTTCAGAAAGACTCGGCATATTTATTAAATTTCGGTTACCAAGGTATGCTTTCTACTATTGATGCTTTGGTTGGCAGAAACGATGTAATTGTTTATGATGTTGATTCTCATGCATGTATTGTAGACGGAGTTAGACTTCATTCAGGGAAAAGATTTACTTACAGACACAATGATATCGAAAGTCTAGAAAAAAACCTTCAGAGAGCTACAAAAGTAGCAGAAGAAACAGGAGGCGGTATCTTGGTAATTACTGAAGGGGTTTTCGGGATGAGAGGACAACAAGGTAAATTAAAAGAAATTTGTGCTTTAAAATCTAAATATCAGTTCAGACTTTTGGTAGATGATGCACACGGATTTGGTACTTTAGGTAAAACAGGTGCAGGTGCAGGAGAAGAGCAAGGATGTCAGGATCAAATTGATGTTTATTTTTCTACATTTGCCAAATCAATGGCGGGTTTTGGAGCTTTCATTGCAGGAGATAAAGAAATCATCAGATATTTGAAATTCAACCTCAGATCTCAGATTTTTGCTAAATCTTTAACAATGCCAATGGTTATCGGAGGATTGAAAAGACTAGAATTACTAAGAACAAGACCTGAAATTAAAGCCAAACTTTGGGAAAATACCAACAAATTACAGAAAGGACTTTTAGAAAGAGGCTTTAATATTGGAGACACTAATACTTGTGTTACTCCGGTTATGATGCAGGGATCGCCTGTTGAAGCCACCCTTTTGGTAAAAGATTTAAGAGAAAACTTCGGAATTTTTACTTCTGTTGTAGTTTACCCGGTAATTCCTAAAGGAATGATTTTATTAAGATTGATTCCTACTGCTTCTCATACGGATGCAGAAATCAACGAAACGCTGGCCGCTTTTGAAGCTATTCATGATAAATTAACCAGTGGTTATTATAAAGATCAGGAACAAAAGCTTTTAGCAGAGCAAGGTTTAAGCTTTAAAGAAATATAA